The genomic interval ATTTCCGACACAGGTCTCATTCGATTGCCCGAAAAGCTGACCTCAGTGGTATGTGACACTTAGGCCTCATTCAAGCCATCAAACAGTTGTGTCAGAAGACCCTTCCCCACTATTCATTAATTATTGACATTCCTTGGTTCTTATTTAGGCCTAATATCAAGGCTGTTGTCATGGGCGTCTGCGGATCCTTTGGCCAACGAAATCGTCACGTCCGTTGGTTGGGGATTGACTGAAGACTTTGGGCACTGTTTCACCCACTCTAAACCAAGTCGATGTTCCTGTCCTGGATTATGATGAATGTCTGGCTGAATGGGACAATATCTTGGATGCCTAAAGCAATTGTGTATCAATCCGAAGGAGGCAAGGGAACTTGTTTGGGTAAGAAAATATACCATGTTTTGACACCTATCCTTGGATTCTTTACTTGACATTGACTTGGTATTCAGGGCGATTCTGGTGGTCCACCAATGTTCAACAACCAACAAGTCGGATCACTTCATTCGAGGCTCATCGTGCGGGTCAGGAGAGCCCGCTGGTTTTGGTTTCTGTTGCTCAATACAAAAGACTGGATTTGCGCCAACACGAAGGCCTTGACGGATTTGCTGATGATACTTCATTAAACCTTTGCCTGAATTTATGGCGTCCCGAACTGACCTACAATATTTTGCATCGGAAATAACCCTTATTTAGCATGAAGATTTGGATAATATTATTGTGATCAATTTAATATTTAATGGTTGATATCGTTTTGATCTAAGTAGTTTTATTGACGAACAGTTTTTAGTTAATAATTCGTGTAAAGGATGGTCTTTTAAACTTTATTATCAGTCAAGTATATTCCTAATGACCTCCTTCATGAGTCATAAatcaaccaactaaccaataacttacaaacacttttgaaaaaacCATTGGTTGCAGTGAACAATTAATTTTATTTATGTAATCAACTTAAGATTAATAACTTATATTTGTAGAGTTTGATCTCGTTTTTATAACCTCGAGGACGGAACATTGATTGGCTCCAAGTGGTTTTGAACACTGGGTCATGCTCATTTTGGTAGGTGCCAACAGTATCCGACCGTGTGTCAATTGATAGCCTGATCCAGACAGCAGTGATCCccctcaatcaatcaattggcCGCTCAATGTACCCTTGCGGAAACTCGGACGtaatgaggaatgaatttaGAGGTTtaattgattccattttttttctaccgCAAAGCAGTAAAAAAAGGCGACATGCAAAATTTGGACCGAAACGAAGTTTTATTGATTTAATAGCAATACAGCGAGCAAAAAGCGACGTCGATTAACTAGATGATGATACGTGAATAACCGAAATTTGCCAAGTAGGCAAgtatgaatattttgaatggatttgATTTCGCTTTTTTGCACCGGCGATAAGAAACGAATGGATAATCACTAAACCTCtaaattcatccctcatttTGGTTGATATTCCTGGAATTTCTGAACGCCTTTGTTTTCTTTAGGACTCGGGGGAACCCGTTCTGCAGGCAAAATCGACCGCGTGCGCCTTTTGTCCACAAAAATACCTAAAGAAGGTGGCTTCATTCCCCGAGTTGTTCGGAACCTGGAACAATGTTGCCTCATGAATTGGGGGTGGAGATGTGccatcaaaagttcaaaatggaaattcAAGCAAAACATCTCGGTCTCGATTTGCTGTTTATTTTTTCCCTGACAAGATAATTTAAAGTAAAAAAGTGAATGAGGCACTTAAAAgataaatacatacatacaaaaaaatgtacattttccaaattgCAATCAACCAATATCATTATATTCTAAATGACCTCTTTAATGGATTAGGaatgaaccaaccaacataacttacaaaacacttttagaaactatgaaaatgaaactaatgTAAAATTAATCCTTACAAATCTTTACagacaaaatgaatgattgatgaagttaaaaaataaccgtcaacaaaaaaaataatgctttttcttgtttgttaaTAAATTGCAGTAGTTTACTAATAAAGTGGATAGGATAGAACAAGATATCTCAAATTgtattaatttgaaattttgtggGAAAAAATGGTGTTTTCTATATAACGTATATCCTTTCAAAGACTTTTTCTACGCTTTTATTTCAATTAGGTCTTGAATTCGTTCTTGAAAATTAAGGGGGTTGGTTAATTTCCCCTCCCCGCTGAAAgctttacaaaatgaaactaaagaTGTGAGCAAGCTagtatcaaataccttgaagAGTGTTTTAATAATACTTCCAGCGCGAATTTTGCCCCAAATAAAAGAGTAAAGAACTTTTTGAAAGGTTGATTAGCATTTACTTTTTTAGGAAACAACACGCTTAACTTTCacaatttccatttccattccattcctgttttggagctcgctgagaacagtcgcaatttttttgttgctgttcttatctcccaggaatttcgaaccaaggtggTGACTTTCCTTTGTTGctcttggttgctgtgcacgtgtgtATTCGtagtgtttgtgtgtgggtgaatgaatgggaattgccattcattcactcaattaggtttttccacggctctttggtaagagTACTTACTTCAAAACataataagtttattgctcatttatgcttaagtttagctttagcagtttccCTCTGATTtagtagtgtagtattttctagttccaaatcgttacGTGTAGTTCCTTAGTATTGATTGTATTGGCCCTttacagttagaatttattgttcattagtgtattgatttccattttgtgttagaccagtttattgagtttatttctgtgttcttgtatttttttcctagtttacatatgtttttgattccttgcttttcctCTGTCCTTTACTTCTTgttttactatctccatcttagatttgtatgttttagtttgatgtgaagtagttcattcctattttgctctgttgtcctgtatctcaggacaagattgttcaggccttttagttcttttgtatctcttggtctctttgattttggttGCTCATTGAtgttcctcctgcattcataaTGGAATCtatttaggaaaagtcagcaaagaggctagacaatgtttggacttggtcttagcagggaaggatcctgccatagtcaataagccgtttcTTATAGAGGCTTTTAGTTGCTTgagtcaatgaaaccagggtgctgcttgaagaacaggctccacccagtagttgagaagtcgactgatttgaccaatgtagagttgaagaggtgtctccaCCTATAGTTGAACAGGCTAAATTAGTTTGTGAGAAACAATCTGTCCTGTTTACGGAAGCACCTTGTCTTGAAGAGAGGAAAAGACTGCCAGTTTGaaccaccctaaatggtgtcaaaagcttctcaagttcggccttgagaagtacaataggaagaggAATGTTCGAAGtgtagattgtccttttttcacccgtactgtgccgtcagtccatgagacttaaacGTGCTTTAAagtacggtgtacctccgtccacgtagaaagggacgcaaagaaaggcgagaaataggatagctcagtttcgtagtttttagagctgaccctattcctaaacctaatcccgccCACCgcccttccttaacccatttaacttcctccctccctctcctcctaccccccacctGTCTCCcaattcctcctcttccttcaaatacccaatttACCACCGCATTCCTTTAAACACTCTCCTCACTAaattccttgccccacccctattcccaaattCGTTCCTATTCTCATGTAGGTGCCAACCCATTCCTAAAccaccatccccattagctatgctttgcctccagttagaacgtagctttgttgataagagggattttttgcggtttggagaggatggtccaagatcttgtgaaacTTGGCCCGTCAAAAGCGAGGCCCCtaaaaggggctatatttgaacgtgcattgtctgtttttaaaaaagacaCAGCAAAAAAGTTGAGATCTTAGgagaactagccgttgagagagaaatttcattcatctctattaCAGAACCTGGCTTctcggccaggggtcttagatgaagaactaactaTAGTTGGTTCTCAACTTAGTTTcattgtgataggatacgccctgatcatccatattcccacatgggggtgtatgctatatgttaggaatgatttgcacattagtcgggtacaaatgtcgaatggagaagtagaggtcttagtttgtcatcttcaaggtcttgattttGTCTATTggtaacaatgtatagacccccttcttgtttcagtaagctcgtttcttgtcagctctcaaattcataggaaatgagttggataaggcagtttgctcgaaggttttctttgtaggggactttaattttccggctagcgttgtagagtgggagacTAGTCCGATGGGTAtgttcccatttcgaaatcgacatctcagtcgttcgaaaggtggaagaattcgcgatcttgcgcaatttctccagCACGTTTGTGtaccactagagagaatagcgttctcgacttggtctttccaatgaccctgatctgatccatatgtccatgtgacacctagtaatctgtcagatcatcatgttctcgagatagggtcgaccattagtCGAAAGacggcgtgctctagagtaaaccggccaaaaaggtcgtctggctaagttcaagttcaaagatgaacattggccgtgaAGTACGTGGACCGCCTTCTGGCCGAGGCAAAAGCCGAGTTTAATAGACGTTCTTGTCCATGGACTGGGAAAGGACGTCGGTGGATGTATCAAGCGCGAGAAGATAAAGATCGATAAGACCCGGAAAAGATTGAGCAGGTCTTCCGCCGCTTACGTATCTCTTGCGATGCCGGGCTGTGGGAATAAAACTCTCCCTGGACAAACTGGAAGTGGGGACATCAGTCAAGGTTGCAGGCTTCATCGTCAGTCGTGATGGAATCTGCCCTGACCCCATGAAGTTGGCGTCCATCAAGTCTGTTCCGACACCATCAAACATCACAGAGCTAAGTCGTGTCTGGGGTTAGCCAACCAGTTAACGACTTTCCTTCTGATCTTCAACACTTCACTTCCACGATATGATCCCCTGCTTTTTAAAGAAGAATGTATCCTTCTTATGGTTGGAAGACCACGCACGAGAGTTTGAGCGGGTAAAGGACGTCCTCTGCACAGAGGCAATTGTGAAGCCTTTTGACATTGCACTTCCAACAAAACTTCTGACTGATGCCTCTTGAGACCACGGCTTTGGCTACGCTGTTGTACAAACCAACCCTCTTGGGCACACTCCCTGGTGCAATGAGGGTTGTGTTCCCTCACGCCCCGCTCAGAAAGAATTACGCGACCGTTGAACTGGAGGCCAACGCAATTCTATGGGCAATTAGAAAGTGCGATCACTATCTCCCGGGATTTCAAGTTTCTAGTTATCACTGATCATAAGCCACTCATAGGTCTTTTTTAACCTCTCGTCACATTGGACAACTACTGCCTTCAGCGGATCCAAAGCAACCTGGCAATCTACAACTTCAAATGTCAATTGGGCCAAGGGAAAGAAACACATGATCACGACGCACTCTCTGATCGCCATTCTTTCCTGCAGATCCGTCCTGGGAGGTCCCATCAGAGCAATAACTTGGAAGATCCCCTCCTTGCGACATGATAGAGAAGATTAATGGCGACTATGTGCAGCTCACACGAGTACGTGACACGGGGTGATAACCGGTTGCCAGCAACTCTCAGTGCGTTTGTGGCCGCTTTCATCAATATCGAAGGGCAACTCATCTTCGCGGGAAATGCTTTTATCGTCCCGTCGTCCCGTCGACGACCGTGTCACTGTTCAGGATCCGGTCTCTAAACGATGTAGGCCGGGCTCTACCATCCTCGAGCGCATGGATCATGGCTGGTCATACGCTCAATTAACAACACGGGGCCGTCTCGATTTAACTATTCCTACGGATTTGGTAGAAACAGGACCAGACCCATCAGATTCCCAACTGCTCCTCGGCGTAGTCGTCGTCTGCGAGGGCTGCCTCACGATTAATGAGTTAACCTCGGTAACCTGCAAAACGTGGGGATGATGGAACGGTTTtgagcggcaaattcaaacGTGGTTGTTACGAAGAAACGAGACAAATAACTTTCATTGTCCTTCTGATGTGTATATACATATTTCGGTTGCAGGGGGGGGGAGATTATCTCTCCATATGTCTATACCTCAGGTTCCATCCTTACTCTGCCATTACAGCCTTTCCCTTTCAGCTGACTTGTAAATAAACACTTGTCATTCTGCCTCTCTCACTACTGGATCGTTCCATTCTTTCCCCGCATTATCTGTTtcgtccacttccatccttaCACCCCTTttagaaattggaacaacatgcgATAACTTTAGTGACAATGGAAACGGCCCTGATCCAAGaagcaacgcatcaagtacgagaaacaggagcaagaacacTGAGCACctcattagaaactgagatgttacACTAACAGGActaggagaacttgaaaatttaaagcatcttgatcttgtgactacaagatcatgtAAGTGCTCAAATTAACTagccttgtcaatctcaacacaCTCATCTTCagcacggtggttatattttctggttaactGTTTGCTCaattgccaagacatctagatatgtttttctttgtcaaagagacaaaaggaacaaattttgtgaaatacaaatGTTTAAAAGTAACTCAGTTAAGTGTGTAAAATAACTTGaagtccattaaaatgcatcattgtcaaaaaacgtagtcaataaATATTAAtgtactcttagttatgtattgacataaaatttcaaaagcttctATTCAGCAggtgcttagttattacaacttaaaagTTGCGTTTTAGTGTTTACCTTAAAGATCGAAAAGTGGCCTGGTTATGTGTCCAGTTATtttccaaggcatattattgtctttttcaatagaaAGACAAGACATaaaatttttccatttttttaaacctaaaaataccaaaaaatgtcacttaaaacttacaaaacatgtgatattgtctttcattttagtaaagtgccaaaagctgCTCTATTCtgtcatgttcctaaaatgtTTGAACGATATATGTGacagattcattttcaaatttgtcactttttgcaaaaactaATTTCAGcattaatataattttgtaaaaattcaagatcaagcttgattaaagttgcgatttaCAAGTTTGCgtgaaatattgatattaaTTAAGAAAGAACGctaaaaaagtttgaagttaaattgcaaactattttcgggtttttctacctgcttcaaaaagtcaaatattttcatttatattttttgggCATATAAAAAGAATTTCTTGGCAGTTGCTTTGaaatataaccggagcaatttgtagccAACTgtaatgcaaatgcaatctttgaaagagTGATACCTTATCGTttactcaattgatttggataaaattgcaGTTGGAAACGAGCAAGTAAGGTTACTCGAGCTTTTATGAGTGCATCATAAAGAATGAATGGTGTGAACAAAAGCTCTCTTCTGGATTTCCAACATCTCAAGAGTTGCTTCAACAGGATTGTTCAGCAATCCTGCCTCAGATATGGACCCCGAAAACATGATTCATGTCAAATGCTTGAAAGGTCAAACTGGTAAACAATATTGCACAGACCTCCCGAAATGTTTTTTGCAAAGAATTTTGCTAGTGAGCATGTCGTTATCTTTTACTCCATGCTCCCTTTTTAATTCTAAAAAAGTGACGTGGTTCATGCATAAAGTTATGACAAGCTGCAATACCGTCTTAAGAAAAGAACATTCAAGGTAGTCGACAAGTCAGCACATTGTATGTGCTAATTCTATATAGGTATGGTAGCTATTTTGTGATAGTTTTGGAcgttttgaaagccattggAAAACAATGCAACTTAtcagaaatgcaaaaatatgtattCAAACATGCTTCACTTGACGTGACTGAAATGATTCAATTCCATATTCCACAATGCTGCCTTTCTTGTTATCAGCAAACGTCAAGGCCTTCGGTGTTGGCGCAAATCCAGTCTTTGTATTGAGCAACAGAAACCAAACCAGCGGGCAATCCGATCTCGCACAAAAAGCCTCCGAATGAAGTGATTCCGACTTGTTGGTTGTTGTACATGGTGGGACCACCAGAATCGCCCTGAATACCAAGTCAATGTCAAATAAAGGAATCCGAGGATAGGTGTCAAAACATGGTATATTTTCCTTACCCCACAAGTTCCCTTGCCTCCTTCGGTATTGATACACAATTGCTTAGGATCCAAGATATTGTCCCATTCAGCCAGACATTCATCATAATCCAGGACAGGAACATCGACTTGGTTTAGAGTGGGTGAAACAGTGCCAAAGTCTTCAGTCAATCCCAACCAACGGACGTGACGATTTCGTTGGCCAAAGGATCCGCAGACGCCATGACAACAGCCTTGATATTAGGGCCTAAATAGAACCAAGGAATGTCAATAATTAATGAATAGTGGGAAGGGTCTTCTGACACAACTGTTTGATGGCTTGAATGAGGCCTAAGTGTCACATACCACTGAGGTCCAGCTTTTCGGGCAATCGAATGAGACCTGTGTCGGAAATGATGTTTACATCATCATAGTCCCTGTTAACCGTCAAATCCGTTGAGGTGATCCTGACCTGGGTGGACTCCGGTGACATCGCTTGATTGTGGGCTCCAGCAGTGACCTCCACGGAGACAGCTCCATCCAAGCAATGGGCAGCAGTCAGGATCCATTCTTCGTCTGCAAAATTTGAGTTAATTTGAATCCCGACGAACATTCATAGTCCTGgcctttttattgttttgaaaatgggcaTTGCAATAATGTTCATAgcacttttaaaaaaaaaatttcgcTCGCACTTGCACAATTCCCATGCATTATTGAGTAAGTCCAAGCCAATAACCgtgtctttttcaaaaaaaaaacttcctaGCATTAAGAAATGTGAACCTGAACCAGCCTCTTCAACTTACTCAAGATGCTTCCAGCACAGAAGTAAGTGTCATCTACATTCAGAGCCACAATAAAGGGCCAGGAATGGGGCGTGGCTTCTTGACCGCCGATGATCTTGCCAAATGGAAGACGATCTACGGAGGAATGGAGGAAAGCAGGAAGTGTAAGGATTTGGATTCTGAGACTAATTCATCCGGTTGTGGCTCACCAATCTTGCCGATGTACTTTTGGAACTTTTGAGGATATAGCGCTATCCTGTCCTGAAGGCCATGAAACTTTCCTTGGGGAATGGCCTCAACGGCGAAGGCGATAGCCAAAATGAGGCTAATGAATCTCAACATGATTGTCACACTCCAACACAATTATGTGGACTGCAAATCGTATTAGATCCCATCCTATTAAATAGTTTCTAGATTAATAGTTAATGCAATGTTACATTGGAAGTTTCGCAATCTTGTTTAATCAACAACACGGGATGACAACGTGATGGAGTATAGGCTAGCACCAACTATATCTACTGTGATAAAGATCAATCTCTGAACTTTAAGAACTCAAAGAGTACAACATGTGatgtaaatgtcaaaataattACATTTCTTTAATTGCGGTTGTTGACACGTTAACTTAGAACAATTACAAATTTAACCATTTAAGAATGTGGAGCCAGACAAAATTCAGAGCAGGGAATGCAAATTATGTTTACAATTGAATTCCAAGTACTTCCAATATGAATAAACAAAAGATCATATTGATTGgtaaactttttcattttaatatttttcctttctttggaCTGCCTAGCTGTCCTGGAAAGAATAGTCAAGGCTAAATTGGTGGAATGTCTTGATGACAAGAAAATTATACCTCCACGCAAACATGGCTTCAGAGCCAATTTTAGTACAGTGACACAATCGGCGCAACACATTGACGACGTAATAGAGGCACTTAAACAAAACGACTGTGTTGGCATTGTTTATTTAGAATTTGCCTTGGCTTTTGACAGGGTAGACCACGGTTTATTGCTGAAAAGACTTTTTGTTATTGGAGTCAGAGGCAATATATTCGAGTGgatgaaatggttttttttacacGGCAGGCCTCATAGAGTAAGAGTTGAAGATACTCTGAGTACGTCTCCAAAAGTAGTGTGAGGGCTACCCCAAGGTTTAGTCCTGGGCCCCATTTTATTTTCGTAATTCATTTTGCCGCTCCTCACCCTAACATTGAGCTCCTCCATCTCATCATATGTAGACGACACCAAACTATTCTTCAGTCGAAATGACTACAACTTTTCGGACCTGAGAGTAGCCCTCAACCAAATCTACAAACGGGTGACTGAAAATAGCATGACCTTAAATGGCCACAAATTTCAAGTCATGGCTTTGAGAAGTGACCACGGAAATCCCCCGTCATCCGTAGCTAGTTCCGATAAAGATAAAGAAGTGGTCAATAACGTTAAGAATTTGGTAGCTTTTTTACAAGACGACGGACCTTTTTCTGAACACATGCAACTCAAAGTAATCAAAGTATTTCAGACTTGCGGCTGGATTTATCGTAATTCTAAATCTACCAATAGGGTTACTATGAACACcagggccggccaaaacttgcagcctgaaaattgtgcaaaaaaaaacttgcacgTCAAAGATTTTCTATAAATTTATTACATCTGTTCAAAAGCGtccaaaagttcaaaaagttcaaaagcaatttatgacaattttttatgcaatttcagcaaACGTATCAATATttgtgaataattttcaagaattcttgccaagtttaagaaaaattaaaaattgtattatatttttttaaagctttttgacaaaaagtacACGTAGGTATGAAAAAGATTCTACATATAGTACCAACCCCCTGCTATGTATTCAATCCAtcttaaatagctcttttatcattgtAATTTCTTAAGATgatgtatttcaaatgttaGAACTCTGACAAGTGACAATTTAAACAAAACTGACATATTTTGACGTGTATTCATGATGTATGGGGTAAgtggtcatgaggtggatggttaaTTGAGGAATAATTGACATACTATTAccttcaaaaacttgaaaaacttgattttctaacaaaattgttcggcTATTATTTGCTATGCTCCGACATTACTGTTTTTCTGTTGCTGAACTgaaattgacctttttcaCGAAATAGTAAGGATGACCAGatgctgatcagtctaggaGGCAGCAAAAAGAAGGCAGGAATCTGCTCtctagggatagcaggttcaaatcccaatgctggaagatatataattttcctcttcatccaCGTGTTGCTTGGTATGAAAGGCAAAATTAGTCCTTGTAGCTACCACAAAAAGTGTTGGtgcctttttttggaaatttatttgcatttattttttcaaattcggttgatttttaatgcaaatttgctgtcaataaagaccatactTATCTGCCAGTTTTGGCTGGCCCTAATGATGACCCTCTACAAGTCAACTGTCCAACAACCTCTTGAGTATGCACCTCCAATTTGGGCGCCCATGGACTCTGGTCATCTGCAAAAAATAGAGAAGGTGTTGCGCTCCTTCACTAGAAACATCTCTGTCATGGCTGATATTTCGTATTGGGATAGATTCAAGGCACTTGGAAtttacagtattcaaagaaggcaTCGACGATACCTTATGATTTTTGTG from Tigriopus californicus strain San Diego chromosome 5, Tcal_SD_v2.1, whole genome shotgun sequence carries:
- the LOC131881266 gene encoding chymotrypsin BI-like translates to MLRFISLILAIAFAVEAIPQGKFHGLQDRIALYPQKFQKYIGKIDRLPFGKIIGGQEATPHSWPFIVALNVDDTYFCAGSILNEEWILTAAHCLDGAVSVEVTAGAHNQAMSPESTQVRITSTDLTVNRDYDDVNIISDTGLIRLPEKLDLSGPNIKAVVMASADPLANEIVTSVGWD